The Methanoculleus thermophilus genome includes a window with the following:
- a CDS encoding phosphatase PAP2 family protein, whose protein sequence is MTDIQIAIIEMLQTQAAWLIEPALVFSFLGRSEFYLLVVSILYWCWDPRLGLRLGLLMGISGGLNEALKIAFHLPRPYWVSPEIRAYESQASFGLPSGHALGAATLWGLLAADARRWWLSAFAFVMIFLIGASRIVSGVHYPTDVIGGWIIGFLILIGFLTLERPVARRIASLSTPWQVFVAFAASIVLILIPFAALLSVGDWEVPAFWSEGALERSGEPIDPLSLWDTLAVSGFFFGFAAGAAVDRHRWSLCSAEDGSVRFLGYAFGIMVIGAIWFGLGLLISPDPAPGAYALQYIRAAVAGAWISFGAPAFFARYGPGA, encoded by the coding sequence ATGACCGATATCCAGATTGCGATCATCGAGATGCTTCAGACCCAGGCCGCATGGCTCATCGAGCCTGCGCTGGTCTTCTCTTTTCTTGGGCGGTCTGAGTTCTACCTGCTGGTCGTCTCGATACTGTACTGGTGCTGGGACCCGCGTCTTGGGCTCCGTCTCGGTCTCCTCATGGGGATCTCGGGCGGGCTTAATGAGGCTCTCAAGATCGCGTTCCATCTCCCCCGCCCCTACTGGGTGAGCCCGGAGATCCGGGCGTACGAGAGCCAGGCCTCGTTCGGGCTGCCGTCGGGGCACGCTCTGGGTGCTGCGACGCTCTGGGGTTTGCTCGCCGCCGACGCCCGGAGATGGTGGCTATCAGCCTTTGCATTCGTGATGATCTTTCTGATCGGCGCGTCCCGGATCGTCTCTGGGGTCCACTATCCGACCGACGTTATCGGGGGCTGGATAATCGGTTTTCTTATCCTTATCGGGTTCCTTACCCTGGAAAGACCGGTTGCCCGCCGGATCGCCTCGCTCTCCACTCCCTGGCAGGTGTTTGTGGCGTTTGCCGCCTCCATCGTCCTTATTCTTATCCCGTTTGCCGCTCTTCTTTCCGTCGGGGACTGGGAGGTGCCTGCGTTCTGGTCGGAAGGAGCGCTTGAGCGGTCGGGAGAGCCTATCGATCCTCTCTCCCTCTGGGATACGCTCGCAGTATCCGGGTTTTTCTTTGGATTTGCAGCAGGCGCTGCCGTAGACCGTCACCGGTGGAGTCTCTGCTCCGCCGAAGACGGATCGGTTCGCTTCTTGGGTTACGCTTTCGGCATCATGGTTATAGGGGCGATCTGGTTTGGGCTAGGCCTCCTTATCTCGCCGGATCCCGCTCCTGGCGCGTATGCTCTCCAGTACATCCGGGCCGCCGTCGCCGGTGCCTGGATCTCATTCGGGGCCCCGGCGTTCTTCGCCCGGTACGGCCCGGGGGCGTAA
- a CDS encoding MarC family protein: MDLITDFINFFSFSLVAIASITAVMNPASTIAVYTALTEGMERAERTRVIETSLKIAFIVLAFFALTGQLVFSIFNITVPAFQIAGGILLVSVATGMLGTKGETYSRENLENISIVPLAFPLSCGPGTITTVILLASGPEGILGTVAVFAGIIVALGISYVGMLYGPRIFALIGEAGLRVVPKLMAIIVLAIAIQFIINGIAAAMPQLLASVDI, encoded by the coding sequence ATGGACCTGATAACGGATTTCATCAATTTTTTTAGTTTTAGTCTGGTCGCGATCGCGTCGATCACTGCGGTTATGAACCCCGCCTCCACGATCGCTGTTTACACGGCGCTCACCGAGGGGATGGAGCGGGCAGAGCGTACCAGGGTCATCGAGACCTCGCTGAAGATTGCCTTCATCGTGCTTGCTTTCTTTGCCCTCACAGGGCAACTGGTCTTCTCGATCTTCAATATCACCGTCCCGGCGTTCCAGATTGCCGGCGGTATCCTGCTGGTCAGTGTGGCGACCGGGATGCTCGGCACAAAGGGTGAGACCTACTCGCGCGAGAACCTGGAGAACATCTCCATCGTCCCGCTGGCCTTTCCGCTCTCGTGCGGCCCGGGGACGATCACGACGGTGATCCTGCTCGCTTCGGGTCCGGAAGGGATTCTCGGCACGGTTGCCGTCTTTGCGGGGATCATCGTGGCTCTCGGCATCTCATACGTGGGGATGCTCTACGGACCCCGGATCTTTGCCCTCATCGGGGAAGCAGGGTTGCGGGTCGTCCCAAAGCTTATGGCGATCATCGTCCTTGCTATCGCCATCCAGTTCATCATCAACGGGATTGCAGCGGCGATGCCCCAGCTGCTCGCGAGCGTTGATATCTGA
- a CDS encoding putative manganese-dependent inorganic diphosphatase — protein MGQNKIYIIGHKQPDTDSICSVIGYAELRNRAEPGKYIPARCGEVSPETQFALETFNVEAPVYVASVEPTVSDIPLDTRSVRQDVPTIDVAALMDTYDMRNMPITDENNTLVGLVSEYGLARAYVRKNPREQLSLVPMPLETLARILDAQIVVPAHEMLQEGRVYTVIDALHVTLSRMTPNDIAIVGDNEPAQLALISAGVAALIIAEGAPVGERVITAARARGASILVTTLDAFSVGKMISLSLPASMIMETDIPMVRMEDSLEYAKSVVSNSKFRTACVVGDGQQHIGLISRTTLMQDVQKSVILLDHNEYSQAVDGIEQADILEIIDHHRLGAISTLKPVRFLNDPVGSTSTIVTNKFIEACVEPTPSTAGLLLSGILSDTMVMKLSTTTPADIRAVDYLAEITGVDPAEFGPELIRKGMDLDALPKEELLTRDMKRYNLFGKSIMVSQVMASSFAFAETHADEIRTELEHLRTTLGVDCFFALFTNVFANASDLFAAGDEACIAKLDLRDQPVRLEGVMSRKKDFIPKFGQMFRQL, from the coding sequence ATGGGACAGAATAAGATCTATATCATCGGCCACAAGCAGCCCGATACCGATAGTATCTGCAGCGTCATCGGCTACGCCGAGCTTCGCAACCGCGCCGAGCCCGGGAAGTACATCCCCGCCCGATGCGGTGAGGTGAGCCCGGAGACACAGTTCGCGCTCGAGACGTTCAATGTTGAAGCGCCGGTCTATGTCGCGAGCGTCGAGCCCACCGTATCGGATATACCGCTCGATACCCGGAGCGTCCGCCAGGACGTCCCGACGATCGACGTCGCCGCCCTGATGGACACGTACGATATGCGAAACATGCCGATCACGGACGAGAACAACACTCTGGTCGGTCTTGTGAGCGAGTACGGCCTTGCCCGGGCCTATGTCAGAAAGAACCCCCGGGAACAACTCTCGCTCGTTCCGATGCCGCTTGAGACACTCGCCCGTATCCTGGATGCCCAAATAGTCGTCCCGGCGCACGAGATGCTCCAAGAAGGCCGGGTCTACACCGTCATCGACGCCCTGCACGTCACCCTCTCGCGGATGACGCCAAACGACATCGCGATCGTCGGGGACAACGAACCGGCGCAGCTTGCCCTGATATCGGCGGGCGTCGCCGCACTCATCATCGCCGAAGGGGCACCGGTGGGCGAGCGGGTGATCACTGCCGCCCGGGCAAGGGGAGCCTCGATCCTTGTAACGACACTAGATGCATTCAGTGTCGGCAAGATGATCAGCCTCTCTCTACCCGCGAGCATGATCATGGAGACCGATATCCCCATGGTCCGGATGGAGGACTCGCTTGAGTATGCAAAGAGCGTCGTCTCGAACTCCAAGTTCAGGACGGCCTGCGTCGTCGGCGACGGGCAGCAGCACATAGGGCTCATATCCCGGACGACGCTGATGCAGGACGTCCAGAAATCGGTGATCCTCCTCGACCACAACGAGTACTCACAGGCCGTGGACGGGATCGAACAGGCGGACATCCTCGAGATCATCGACCACCACCGGCTCGGAGCAATCTCGACTCTGAAACCGGTGCGGTTCCTCAACGACCCCGTTGGATCGACCTCGACGATCGTCACGAACAAGTTCATCGAGGCCTGCGTGGAGCCCACGCCGTCGACCGCCGGGCTCCTCCTCTCCGGAATCCTCTCGGATACGATGGTGATGAAACTCTCGACGACCACGCCCGCGGACATCCGGGCGGTCGACTACCTCGCGGAGATCACCGGGGTCGACCCTGCCGAGTTCGGGCCGGAACTGATCCGGAAGGGCATGGACCTTGACGCCCTCCCAAAGGAGGAACTCCTCACCCGGGACATGAAGCGCTACAACCTCTTTGGGAAGAGCATCATGGTCTCGCAGGTGATGGCGTCGTCGTTTGCCTTCGCAGAGACCCATGCCGATGAGATCCGGACGGAACTCGAGCACCTGCGGACGACGCTGGGGGTCGATTGCTTCTTTGCCCTCTTCACCAACGTCTTTGCGAACGCAAGCGACCTCTTTGCAGCCGGCGACGAGGCCTGCATCGCCAAACTGGACCTGCGGGACCAGCCCGTTCGACTCGAGGGCGTCATGTCCCGGAAAAAAGATTTTATTCCGAAGTTCGGGCAGATGTTCCGGCAGCTCTAG
- a CDS encoding FAD-dependent oxidoreductase, translating to MFVVIGGGPAGRLGAMRLAQAGKEVRLIEQRKIGGQCLHDRCMTVCALNDVARLLEYAQTQKDLGILDSVPTLSYPMLKRRMSEIQEKLSSVLEAETRRAGVEIVYGAEARLEGDRVFIDDEEIRADAVLAATGSRAAIPDIPGTSLSGVYTYQTLSAMPDLPRRLVIIGGGVVAAEFAHIFRAFGSDVEIVARRGLLCDLDQKMRSAVLRDLAGVGIREHTAPRSIEGGSRVRSVLLADGEELAADAVLLATGLVPRSESLQGLDKRPDGSVIVDSRMRTSVPGVYAAGDVIGPPYLTPAARREGVVAAENILGNDTVMDYSGIPQALSLRYDYAFATAGSSDGCVTLSAPAPAGPGSFWDVPGGWAGFAQVRVDPESGRLIGAAAAAPGASALLSYLGYLMKRGITVDDFDDIVEVHPSTDGIYPLARYAAGVLKKKE from the coding sequence ATGTTCGTTGTCATCGGCGGCGGACCCGCGGGAAGGCTCGGTGCGATGCGCCTTGCACAGGCCGGCAAGGAGGTCCGGCTCATCGAGCAGCGCAAGATAGGGGGGCAGTGTCTCCATGATCGCTGCATGACTGTCTGTGCCTTAAACGACGTAGCAAGGCTCCTTGAGTACGCCCAAACACAAAAAGACCTCGGTATCCTCGACTCGGTCCCGACCCTCTCCTACCCTATGCTCAAACGGAGGATGAGCGAGATCCAGGAGAAACTCTCCTCGGTCCTCGAAGCCGAGACCCGCCGGGCGGGAGTCGAGATCGTCTACGGCGCCGAGGCCCGGCTGGAGGGTGACCGGGTCTTCATCGACGACGAGGAGATCCGGGCTGACGCGGTTCTCGCGGCCACCGGGTCGCGCGCGGCAATCCCCGATATCCCCGGCACCAGCCTCTCGGGCGTCTATACCTACCAGACACTCTCTGCAATGCCCGATCTTCCCCGGCGCCTGGTCATCATCGGCGGTGGAGTGGTGGCGGCGGAGTTTGCCCACATATTCCGGGCGTTTGGATCGGACGTCGAGATCGTCGCCCGGCGCGGGCTGCTCTGCGATCTCGACCAAAAGATGCGCTCCGCAGTGCTGCGTGACCTTGCCGGGGTCGGCATCCGTGAACATACTGCTCCACGGAGTATCGAGGGCGGGAGCCGGGTCCGATCGGTCCTCCTCGCCGACGGAGAAGAACTGGCCGCCGATGCCGTCCTACTTGCCACCGGGCTCGTCCCGCGTTCGGAATCGCTCCAGGGCCTTGATAAGCGTCCGGACGGCTCCGTTATCGTTGATTCACGGATGCGGACGAGTGTGCCGGGAGTCTATGCCGCCGGCGATGTTATCGGCCCGCCGTATCTCACCCCTGCGGCACGGCGGGAGGGCGTGGTTGCGGCCGAGAACATCCTCGGCAACGATACGGTCATGGACTACTCCGGGATCCCCCAGGCGTTGAGTCTCCGCTACGACTACGCGTTCGCTACGGCCGGATCCAGCGACGGCTGCGTCACTCTCTCGGCACCCGCCCCCGCCGGTCCCGGATCGTTCTGGGATGTTCCCGGCGGCTGGGCAGGGTTTGCCCAGGTCCGGGTCGATCCCGAAAGCGGCCGGCTCATCGGGGCCGCCGCAGCTGCCCCCGGCGCTTCGGCTCTCCTCTCCTACCTCGGCTACCTGATGAAGCGTGGGATCACCGTCGACGACTTTGATGATATCGTCGAGGTCCACCCCTCGACCGATGGCATCTATCCTCTCGCCCGCTATGCTGCCGGGGTGCTCAAAAAGAAGGAGTGA
- a CDS encoding DUF128 domain-containing protein: MHVPLKFTNHRIEEYALRVTYRPEEDSGMIIYNLSLIESRDLEFALATIKEAHQAGITISDRIRVAEPGEQIGGYIVPDGRHAICTMCSITLDALLLQRGIPLNPIGGGIVEVIGRVPQRFTSMILYRDTTLDPLEVLISQEATSILGVMHHGSGNILANIRECHMEAESLMETVLDELAAIGFSGILDIGAPNVPLLGVPVSPQYVGVAIVGGTNAMAAVREAGRPVVTKALKGLIDIRDMGYLDDY, translated from the coding sequence ATGCATGTCCCCCTGAAGTTCACCAATCACCGCATCGAGGAGTACGCGCTCAGGGTGACCTACCGCCCGGAGGAAGACTCCGGGATGATCATCTACAACCTCTCGCTCATCGAGAGCCGCGACCTCGAATTTGCGCTTGCCACGATAAAAGAGGCACACCAGGCAGGTATCACCATCAGCGACCGGATCCGAGTCGCAGAGCCGGGGGAGCAGATCGGCGGCTACATCGTGCCCGACGGTCGGCACGCCATCTGCACAATGTGCAGCATCACGCTCGATGCCCTCCTCCTCCAGCGCGGCATCCCGCTCAACCCGATCGGGGGTGGGATCGTCGAGGTCATCGGGAGGGTACCCCAGCGGTTCACGAGCATGATCCTCTACCGCGACACCACGCTCGATCCCCTTGAGGTCCTGATCTCCCAGGAGGCCACATCGATCCTCGGCGTCATGCACCACGGGAGCGGCAACATCCTTGCAAACATACGCGAGTGCCACATGGAGGCAGAATCGCTCATGGAGACGGTGCTCGACGAACTCGCAGCCATAGGGTTCTCCGGCATCCTGGATATCGGCGCCCCGAACGTCCCGCTGCTCGGCGTCCCGGTGAGCCCGCAGTATGTGGGCGTGGCAATCGTCGGGGGCACGAACGCGATGGCGGCCGTACGGGAGGCAGGGCGGCCGGTCGTGACCAAGGCGCTCAAAGGCCTGATCGATATCCGGGATATGGGCTACCTGGACGATTACTGA
- a CDS encoding TrmB family transcriptional regulator — MFNGMRTAWGVPNDLVESLKSLGLTRYEALVYIGLLRMTGATATEIHEASGVPRASVYPVLDRLIQKELVNVSHTTPKRFDAVPPDRGVRNLMIRIERDAESARAALDTIYREKEREGRGNRELVWTIYGEENIRTRLAEMFQSAERSVEVLATWDLLREGVLALLDTVPDSAQIDIITECWEGEQPFRFRVHGLPLAKLRETCSVPGKPLPYEGSGVFLVDNARALLWTRTGSSDEQPSALYSESAGLVSFVRRHITSVTEWARATGQ, encoded by the coding sequence ATGTTTAATGGCATGAGGACAGCCTGGGGTGTTCCAAACGATCTGGTTGAATCTCTGAAATCTCTGGGTCTTACAAGATATGAGGCCCTTGTATACATTGGACTACTCAGAATGACCGGTGCAACCGCAACAGAGATCCATGAGGCCTCCGGGGTTCCACGCGCTTCTGTCTACCCGGTCCTCGATAGGCTTATCCAGAAGGAACTGGTCAACGTCTCCCACACCACGCCAAAGCGGTTCGATGCGGTCCCGCCTGACCGTGGAGTCCGCAACCTGATGATCCGGATCGAGAGAGATGCGGAGAGCGCCCGGGCTGCCCTTGATACGATCTATCGGGAGAAAGAGCGGGAGGGGCGCGGCAACCGGGAACTGGTCTGGACCATCTATGGCGAGGAGAACATCAGAACCCGCCTTGCCGAGATGTTTCAGAGCGCAGAACGGAGTGTGGAGGTGCTCGCGACATGGGACCTCCTCCGTGAGGGTGTCCTCGCACTGCTGGATACGGTCCCCGACTCCGCGCAGATCGATATCATCACCGAGTGCTGGGAGGGCGAGCAGCCGTTCCGATTCAGGGTTCATGGCCTTCCCCTCGCCAAACTGCGCGAGACCTGTTCTGTACCCGGAAAACCGCTACCCTACGAGGGTTCTGGTGTCTTCCTGGTGGACAATGCCCGGGCGCTCCTCTGGACGAGGACGGGGTCGAGCGACGAGCAGCCTTCGGCCCTCTACTCGGAGTCCGCGGGGCTTGTCTCGTTTGTTCGGCGGCACATCACCAGCGTCACGGAATGGGCGAGGGCTACGGGTCAGTAA
- a CDS encoding COG1361 S-layer family protein — protein sequence MRWHYIPVLMLLLAFLAMPGAAQGVKYLYGSPDLSATIAGTNEFAPGAETGLTVVISNSGLNTHKIVGSSLVTPDDQPNTAKLVTAALKSGDAPFTIKTDPQFLSDIRGGAAATATFNVKVKDSAEPGTYVLPLELTYTYLREAEEYGSDLLRYNYQKKTVTLPLEVRVTPDLQVEVLDIRTESLNVGTEGYVYLTLRNAGHDTANNAIAKITRNGASPLIPTDGSAYIGRFEPGDTVDVKFKVSVANSAEPQSYPLDVAVTYEDYEGDTVTSRSTTIGLPVGGKIAFEIVSPKLTLSPGSKGVLEVTYKNTGDAPVYNAQARISAVDPFTSSDDTAYLGDLAPGETATARFEVNIDGDATVKEYGIDSEIRYRDALDNSKISDTMKVTVALKPREGTIFTNPVFLIVIAAVIIGAGYYIFVYRKKR from the coding sequence ATGCGTTGGCACTACATTCCGGTATTGATGCTTCTGCTGGCGTTCCTGGCCATGCCGGGCGCGGCGCAGGGCGTTAAATACCTCTACGGGAGTCCAGATCTATCAGCAACGATTGCCGGTACGAATGAGTTCGCACCGGGCGCTGAGACCGGTCTGACCGTTGTCATATCAAACAGCGGCCTGAATACTCACAAGATCGTCGGATCATCACTCGTCACCCCCGATGATCAGCCGAATACTGCAAAACTGGTCACTGCAGCGCTCAAGAGCGGGGATGCCCCATTCACCATCAAGACCGATCCGCAGTTCTTAAGCGACATCAGGGGCGGCGCCGCCGCGACCGCCACCTTCAACGTGAAGGTGAAAGACTCTGCAGAGCCGGGCACCTACGTGCTGCCCCTTGAGTTGACCTACACGTATCTGCGCGAGGCGGAAGAGTACGGAAGCGACCTTCTCCGGTACAATTACCAGAAGAAGACCGTGACCCTGCCACTTGAGGTGCGGGTGACACCCGATCTCCAGGTCGAGGTCCTCGATATACGCACCGAGTCGCTGAATGTCGGCACGGAGGGCTACGTCTACCTGACCCTGCGGAACGCCGGGCACGATACTGCGAACAACGCTATCGCGAAGATCACAAGAAACGGCGCAAGCCCGCTCATTCCCACCGACGGCAGCGCTTATATCGGGAGGTTCGAGCCCGGAGATACGGTTGATGTAAAGTTCAAGGTATCGGTCGCAAACAGCGCCGAACCGCAGTCCTATCCGCTCGATGTCGCGGTCACCTACGAGGACTACGAAGGGGACACCGTAACCTCCCGGTCGACAACGATCGGTCTGCCCGTCGGCGGCAAGATCGCCTTTGAGATAGTCTCACCGAAATTGACCCTCAGTCCGGGCAGCAAGGGAGTCCTCGAGGTTACGTACAAGAACACCGGAGACGCACCGGTCTACAACGCACAGGCCCGGATCAGTGCCGTCGATCCTTTCACCAGCAGTGACGACACCGCCTACCTCGGCGACCTTGCCCCGGGTGAGACCGCGACGGCACGGTTCGAGGTGAACATCGATGGTGACGCCACCGTGAAAGAGTACGGTATCGACTCCGAGATCCGTTACCGCGACGCTCTCGACAACAGCAAGATCTCGGACACCATGAAGGTGACCGTCGCGCTCAAACCGCGGGAAGGCACTATATTTACAAATCCGGTCTTCCTGATCGTTATTGCGGCTGTCATCATCGGAGCTGGGTATTATATATTTGTGTACCGTAAGAAGAGGTGA
- a CDS encoding glucose-6-phosphate isomerase family protein yields MNGYWNGPKPEPQVRTIEEMREVLADPGCTSDQPLYFMYRDLARNESDREWLRQHHVRYDITVIPARTLCGEYVKTKGHYHTENPAGAPYPEIYEVLLGTGHFLLQTRNADDVVMIEGTPGDKILIPPGYGHVTINPGTEDLVMANLVSSEFASDYGPYADLQGAAYYEMEGGALVKNPRYPDAPPVRYCSPVEVPDLGIEKGVGLYDLIGRPRSVAFLNHPEQFAEIFADVTGGCLVMR; encoded by the coding sequence ATGAACGGGTACTGGAACGGGCCTAAACCGGAGCCGCAGGTGAGAACGATCGAAGAGATGCGAGAGGTTCTTGCTGACCCCGGCTGCACCTCCGATCAACCCCTCTATTTTATGTACCGGGATCTCGCCAGAAACGAGAGCGATCGGGAGTGGCTCCGGCAGCACCACGTCCGTTACGATATCACCGTCATTCCTGCCCGGACCCTCTGCGGGGAATATGTCAAGACAAAGGGGCACTACCATACCGAGAACCCTGCAGGGGCACCTTACCCGGAGATCTACGAGGTGCTTTTGGGGACCGGGCACTTCCTCCTCCAGACCAGGAACGCCGACGATGTGGTGATGATCGAGGGCACCCCCGGTGACAAGATCCTGATCCCGCCGGGATACGGCCATGTGACCATCAATCCGGGGACGGAGGATCTCGTGATGGCAAACCTCGTCTCATCGGAGTTCGCAAGCGACTACGGTCCCTATGCAGACCTGCAGGGCGCCGCCTACTACGAGATGGAGGGTGGAGCGCTCGTGAAGAACCCGCGCTATCCCGATGCTCCCCCGGTGCGTTACTGCAGCCCGGTGGAGGTCCCTGATCTTGGGATCGAGAAGGGAGTCGGGCTCTACGACCTGATCGGGCGGCCCCGGTCGGTCGCGTTCTTAAACCACCCCGAGCAGTTTGCGGAGATCTTCGCCGACGTGACCGGCGGATGCCTGGTGATGAGGTAG
- a CDS encoding TIGR00269 family protein, translating into MKCSKCRREAIIYQRYSGLHLCEQHFNRDFEAKAKRAIREHRWIQSGDTVAVALSGDGDSSALLYFLSRLLRERRDIRLMAITVDEGIRGYREPRRARAIADSLGVPWVTASFAKEYGITLDEIVGRKGAELACSYCGVLRQALMNRIACEHGVTKFAYGFNLDDGARSVLTSVLRGDADRLIHPVQEVEGMVPRIKPFMCIPGSEVALYASLNVEGFDLAECPYAVGALQGDARRILDEYTSRHPATKYSLVNLGEALREPGCGDGEGLRRCERCGELSGGRICRVCQVIEEVRGFRSKGPDED; encoded by the coding sequence ATGAAGTGCAGCAAGTGTCGCCGCGAAGCAATCATATACCAGCGCTACTCGGGGCTGCACCTCTGTGAACAGCACTTCAATCGCGATTTTGAGGCGAAGGCGAAGCGGGCGATCCGGGAGCACCGATGGATCCAATCCGGCGATACGGTAGCGGTGGCGCTCTCGGGGGATGGGGACTCAAGCGCCCTCCTCTATTTCCTCAGCCGGCTCCTTCGCGAACGCCGGGATATCCGGTTGATGGCCATCACCGTGGATGAAGGGATCAGAGGCTACCGCGAGCCGCGCCGGGCCCGGGCGATTGCAGACAGCCTCGGCGTTCCCTGGGTGACGGCTTCGTTCGCCAAAGAGTACGGGATCACGCTCGATGAGATTGTGGGCCGGAAAGGAGCCGAACTCGCCTGCTCCTACTGCGGCGTGCTCCGTCAGGCGCTGATGAACCGGATCGCCTGCGAACATGGGGTTACGAAGTTCGCCTACGGGTTCAACCTGGACGACGGGGCCCGGTCGGTCCTGACGAGCGTCCTCCGGGGCGATGCGGATCGGCTCATCCACCCGGTTCAGGAGGTCGAGGGGATGGTACCCCGGATCAAGCCGTTCATGTGCATCCCGGGGAGCGAGGTGGCGCTGTATGCCTCCCTCAACGTTGAGGGGTTCGACCTTGCAGAATGCCCCTACGCGGTCGGCGCCCTGCAGGGTGACGCCCGCAGGATCCTCGATGAGTACACCTCCCGGCACCCGGCGACGAAATACTCGCTCGTGAACCTCGGCGAGGCCCTCCGGGAGCCGGGGTGTGGTGACGGCGAAGGGCTTCGTAGATGCGAGAGGTGCGGGGAGCTCTCCGGCGGGAGGATCTGCCGGGTGTGCCAGGTGATTGAGGAGGTTCGGGGATTCCGATCAAAGGGGCCTGATGAAGATTAA
- a CDS encoding serine/threonine-protein kinase RIO2 — translation MPVPAEYVRSLHAYELRILLALERLMRRYRWVPLEVLKSATKFSESELSYRLGRLMAMDMVRYEKVPYEGYALVFNGYDTLALHTLTRRGTIQALGTLIGVGKESEVYEAMGLGVVVLKFHRVGQRSFQAARLKRGYMPEGGHCPWIFASSNSAKMEYDALKILHPAVSVPLPIDQNRHVVAMSFVPGINLSRAELAEPEVILDRILDNIHKAYRLGIIHGDLSEFNIMVDEGQCWLIDWPQWVEVTHPNAGEILNRDIANILQYFKRKYGLDYAFDEALARVVE, via the coding sequence ATGCCTGTTCCTGCAGAATACGTGCGATCCTTACACGCTTACGAACTCCGGATCCTGCTCGCCCTCGAACGCCTCATGCGCCGGTACCGATGGGTGCCTCTCGAGGTGCTCAAGTCGGCCACCAAGTTCTCGGAGTCGGAACTCTCCTACCGCCTGGGCAGGCTGATGGCCATGGATATGGTCAGGTACGAAAAGGTTCCCTACGAAGGCTATGCCCTTGTCTTCAACGGCTACGACACCCTGGCCCTCCACACCCTCACCCGCCGGGGCACCATCCAGGCGCTCGGAACCCTGATCGGCGTCGGGAAAGAGTCGGAGGTCTACGAGGCAATGGGGCTTGGAGTCGTCGTGCTGAAGTTCCATCGGGTCGGGCAGCGGTCGTTCCAGGCGGCCCGCTTAAAACGCGGCTACATGCCAGAGGGGGGGCACTGCCCCTGGATATTCGCATCGAGCAACTCGGCGAAGATGGAGTACGACGCGCTCAAGATCCTCCACCCCGCCGTCTCGGTCCCCCTTCCCATCGACCAGAACCGGCACGTCGTGGCGATGTCGTTCGTCCCCGGAATCAACCTCTCGCGGGCAGAACTCGCAGAACCGGAAGTGATCCTCGATCGGATCCTCGATAACATCCACAAGGCTTACCGCCTCGGCATCATCCACGGCGACCTGAGTGAGTTCAACATCATGGTCGACGAAGGCCAGTGCTGGCTGATCGATTGGCCGCAGTGGGTAGAGGTAACCCATCCGAACGCCGGCGAGATCCTCAACCGGGACATCGCAAACATCCTCCAGTACTTCAAGCGAAAATACGGCCTCGATTACGCCTTTGACGAAGCGCTGGCAAGGGTGGTGGAGTGA